From Klebsiella electrica, the proteins below share one genomic window:
- the lpdA gene encoding dihydrolipoyl dehydrogenase — MHDKYDVLIIGGGPGGYVAAIRAGQLGLRTALVEKQHLGGICLNWGCIPTKALLHGAEVAHSITHASQLGFSVGEVNFDLQKLVQFSRNVSQQLTGGVEYLLKKNGVRVIDGTARLRGKGQITVADARGEEHDYRADHVILATGARPRALPGITPDGEYIWTYFEALQPERLPKSLLIIGSGAIGVEFASLYNDLGCKVTLVELAPQILPVEDAEVSAAVRKSFERRGIQVHTQTLVTQVQLTDTGVRCTMKNTGTEYFQEVERVLLAVGVQPNIEDLGLEALGVELDRGFIKTDTACRTNVFGLYAIGDVAGPPCLAHKASHEGAICIETLAGVEGTHPLDRDYVPGCTYSRPQVASLGLTESTALARGRPVKIGKFSFQGNGKALASGETEGFVKTIFDAETGELLGAHMVGAQVTEQIQGFGIARHLEATHESLLSMIFAHPTLSEAMHESILAACGQPLHQ, encoded by the coding sequence ATGCACGATAAATACGATGTGCTGATCATCGGCGGTGGGCCTGGGGGATATGTTGCCGCCATCCGTGCCGGTCAACTAGGGCTTCGTACCGCATTAGTGGAAAAACAACATTTGGGAGGCATCTGTCTGAACTGGGGCTGCATTCCAACCAAGGCGCTGTTGCATGGTGCCGAGGTCGCGCACAGTATCACCCATGCCAGTCAGTTGGGCTTCAGTGTGGGTGAGGTGAATTTCGATCTGCAGAAACTGGTGCAGTTTAGCCGTAACGTGTCGCAACAGCTCACCGGTGGGGTTGAGTACCTGTTGAAGAAAAATGGCGTCAGGGTGATTGATGGCACCGCGCGACTGCGCGGCAAGGGACAAATCACGGTCGCGGATGCCCGAGGGGAAGAGCACGATTACCGGGCCGATCACGTGATCCTGGCAACGGGGGCCCGGCCACGAGCATTACCAGGCATAACGCCAGATGGTGAATATATCTGGACCTATTTCGAGGCACTGCAGCCTGAGCGATTGCCAAAGTCGCTATTAATCATCGGTTCAGGGGCGATTGGCGTCGAGTTCGCCAGCCTTTATAACGATCTTGGCTGCAAAGTGACGCTGGTCGAGCTAGCCCCGCAGATTCTGCCAGTTGAAGACGCTGAAGTGTCTGCTGCGGTGCGTAAATCATTTGAAAGGCGCGGCATACAGGTCCATACCCAGACTCTGGTGACGCAAGTACAGCTCACCGATACAGGGGTGCGCTGCACGATGAAAAACACCGGCACCGAATATTTCCAGGAAGTCGAACGTGTGCTGCTGGCGGTTGGCGTACAGCCTAATATTGAAGATCTCGGGCTGGAAGCGCTGGGCGTCGAGTTAGACCGCGGCTTTATCAAGACGGATACGGCTTGTCGCACTAACGTATTCGGGCTTTATGCCATCGGCGATGTAGCCGGCCCGCCGTGTCTGGCGCACAAGGCCAGCCACGAAGGAGCGATCTGCATTGAGACACTGGCTGGCGTCGAAGGCACACACCCTCTTGATCGCGACTATGTGCCCGGTTGTACTTATTCCCGACCCCAGGTTGCCAGTCTGGGCCTCACAGAATCGACTGCCCTGGCCAGAGGACGGCCAGTCAAGATCGGTAAGTTCTCCTTTCAGGGGAATGGTAAGGCGCTGGCAAGCGGAGAGACGGAGGGTTTTGTAAAGACTATTTTCGATGCTGAAACCGGCGAGTTGCTGGGAGCGCATATGGTTGGCGCGCAGGTCACCGAACAGATCCAGGGTTTTGGTATCGCCCGTCACCTGGAAGCCACACATGAAAGTCTCCTGTCGATGATCTTTGCGCATCCGACGCTTTCAGAAGCGATGCATGAATCAATACTGGCTGCCTGTGGCCAACCGTTGCATCAATAA
- a CDS encoding ShlB/FhaC/HecB family hemolysin secretion/activation protein gives MKVLYPVWVLLALSQSVFAAPLSPADRNSIEQQQQQLLLQNQQQRESLDRAAPLARPSQPEQPVPTSGPCFTITRIVLDGATLIDARKQQKLVAPWLNQCLDMARINQLTNTVSDWYISRGYITSRAFLTEQDLRSGELHLAILEGRLEKIRMDGAPERELKMTFPGLEGNIFNLRDIEQGMEQINRARTTPVQIEILPADKQGWSIVHLTATPEFPLSGSVSVDNSGQKSTGVGQINAGLNGNNLLGLADSWFVYGGRSSAFSNAKDAQSFAAGVSIPYGYSLLDYSYSWNNYLSTLDNNGDFWRSSGDTETHRVNLSHVLFRNGDIKTGVSVGLSHRINHNYLDDVLLKSSSRTLTSLQFGLSHTQKMFGGVATFNPTLSRGMPWLNAESDGNKNGDLPKAQFRKWSLNASFQRPVAENLWWLASAYGQWSPDRLYGSERLTLGGESSVRGFKEQYISGDNGAYWRNELNYTLFTLPVIGQVSALAAVDGGWLHSDRLDPYAGGTLWGTAAGLRTASRWLSTSFTVGLPLVYPGWLGPDHVSIYSRVAVAF, from the coding sequence ATGAAAGTTTTATACCCGGTGTGGGTGTTACTGGCATTGAGTCAGTCAGTCTTCGCAGCCCCGTTGTCACCAGCAGATCGCAACAGTATCGAACAACAGCAGCAGCAATTGCTCCTTCAGAACCAGCAGCAGCGTGAGTCGCTGGATCGCGCCGCGCCGCTGGCGCGCCCCTCTCAGCCTGAACAGCCTGTGCCGACGTCCGGCCCCTGTTTCACCATCACGCGTATTGTGCTTGATGGCGCCACCCTCATTGATGCCCGCAAACAGCAGAAATTAGTCGCGCCCTGGCTGAACCAGTGCCTGGATATGGCGCGTATTAATCAACTGACAAATACGGTTTCTGACTGGTACATCAGCCGGGGATATATCACCAGTCGCGCTTTTCTGACGGAGCAGGATTTACGTTCTGGCGAGCTGCATCTGGCTATTCTGGAAGGGCGACTCGAGAAAATACGCATGGATGGCGCGCCTGAGCGCGAGCTGAAAATGACGTTTCCAGGACTGGAAGGCAATATTTTTAACCTGCGGGATATTGAACAGGGCATGGAACAAATTAACCGTGCCCGTACCACGCCGGTTCAGATTGAAATATTGCCAGCCGATAAGCAAGGATGGTCGATTGTTCATTTGACCGCCACACCAGAATTTCCTCTTTCCGGCTCAGTCAGCGTTGATAACAGCGGCCAGAAAAGTACGGGCGTCGGGCAAATTAACGCCGGGCTGAACGGCAATAACCTGTTGGGGCTGGCCGACAGCTGGTTTGTTTACGGCGGGCGCAGCAGCGCGTTTTCGAATGCTAAAGACGCTCAAAGTTTTGCGGCGGGCGTCAGCATCCCCTACGGCTACAGCCTGCTGGATTACAGCTACAGCTGGAACAACTATCTCAGCACCCTCGATAACAACGGCGACTTCTGGCGCTCAAGCGGCGATACCGAAACGCACCGCGTCAATCTCTCGCACGTCCTGTTCCGCAACGGCGATATCAAAACCGGCGTCTCCGTGGGCTTAAGCCATCGCATCAACCATAACTATCTCGACGATGTCCTGCTGAAAAGCAGCAGCCGCACACTCACCAGCCTGCAGTTTGGCCTGAGCCATACCCAGAAAATGTTCGGTGGCGTGGCGACGTTTAACCCGACCCTCAGCCGCGGCATGCCGTGGCTGAACGCCGAAAGCGACGGCAACAAAAACGGCGATTTGCCGAAAGCGCAGTTCCGTAAATGGAGTCTTAATGCCAGCTTTCAGCGCCCGGTGGCTGAGAATCTGTGGTGGCTGGCGAGCGCCTACGGGCAGTGGTCGCCGGACCGCCTGTACGGCAGCGAGCGCCTGACGCTGGGGGGCGAGAGTTCCGTTCGCGGTTTTAAAGAGCAGTATATTTCAGGTGACAACGGCGCGTACTGGCGAAACGAACTCAACTACACGCTGTTTACGCTGCCGGTCATCGGCCAGGTCAGCGCGTTAGCCGCCGTCGATGGTGGCTGGCTGCACTCCGACAGGCTTGATCCTTATGCCGGAGGCACGCTCTGGGGCACCGCCGCAGGGCTGAGAACCGCCAGCCGGTGGCTGTCCACCTCGTTCACCGTCGGGCTTCCTCTGGTTTACCCGGGCTGGCTTGGGCCGGATCATGTCAGCATTTACTCCCGCGTTGCCGTCGCGTTTTAA